Genomic window (Nicotiana sylvestris chromosome 7, ASM39365v2, whole genome shotgun sequence):
TTCCGAACTGCTGGGGTCAATTTAATCATGCCACGTCCCCTACCTTGGGAGGACTCTACTCTACCCTTTTGTTCGTCACCACCTCCTctagatttaaccattgtctgcaagtatAATCAGTTGAAACTTGTTAGTGCAAAGACTATAAGAAGCAGTGCAAAACAATAGTTGATAGTGCAAGACAAAACAGCAGACCGTGGATCGCGAAAAATGCACTGCGACCGCGAAGGATGCACCACGGACCGCAAAAAATCAACCGCAGATCGCCGAGAGGTGGGATTCAGACTAACCACTCTCTGATTCAATAGCACCGCAAACCATAAAAAATGGAGCACGGCCGCGGTAAGTGAACCACGGACTGCAAAAAATGCCACTGCTGACCGTGGTTATCAAGACTTGAAAATCTCTCAAAATATAgatgaccgcggaccgcaaagGTCAAATTTGGGCTCAGCACCTAGGGTTTCAAATTCTTCGTGCATTTTAGCATTAATCAACACATTATCAATCCACTAGTTAGTTAATCACCATTTCTGACTAATTAAAACCTAATCTAATTAACACTATGGAACCCTAtgtcaaaattaaaagaaagaaaaaaagaagaagtaataACTGTCAATATAAAGGAAAATAAGAACAAAATTAAAGACTAAGGGTTGATTAGAATTACCACATGTGAAATGTGAAACAAATTCAACTCAGTTCTTGTGTTTGTACAAGTTACGGCGTGAGTGAACAGTAGTTTATGTTGACTGAGAGTGCAAAGGGCAAAAAGTATAAAAGGGGGCCCTGAGGTTCTATTTATAGACAAGCCCTGGGACCCACTTATTCTTACCTACCGCGGCCGTAGTAAATGCACCACGGACCGCGATTGTGAAACTCAGAAGGGTTGTTGCTTTGAGACTATCGCGGATTGCGAAAAATGCTTTGCGACAGCGGTAAGCCACCGCTGATCGCAAAAAATGCACTGCGGCAGCAGTTGAAACTTTAGAAAACCTCCACTTTGGACCATTTAGCACCGCTGACTGCGAACAATTTCCGCCTCTACGGTAAGGCCATAGCGACCGTGAAAAATTAAGTGCGGCAGCGatccaaacttcagagagtgccaAATTTTTTCAGATTAGTCCTGGACTGCATCAAACATCCCAATACACATCCCACAACCagttattttaaaagcaaatcttatactaagaagaaaatcaaagaaaaacacatGGTTTCCTCTCaagaagcgtctgatttaacatcgcggcatgaTGCAAGTTACCATTAATCACTtgagatggatcattgccaccacgtggctgtcatcaaacttgcCAAAATAGTTCTTGACTATGTGCCCATTAATTTTGAAGatctcaccatttttgtttttcaaatcaagagcaccaaacggagtcacaagaaccacctcaaaaggtccactctATTTTGATTTATGCTTACCCGGAAACAGTCGTAactgggaattgaacaagagaaccaaatcacccactttgaactccttgccacaagaatacttgtcatgaaggtacttcatcttgtccttatacaaggacgaactggagtaggcataaAACCGGAACTtatcaagctcattaagttgctccacctgaagatttgctgccacatcccattcaagatttaacttcctcaaagcccataaagccttgtgctctaactcaaccagtagatggcaagctttcccaaacaccaaccgttatggagacataccaattggagtcttgtaagcagttcAATAAGCCCAAACAGCATCgtccaatttctttgaccaatcggtcctatttgtatTGACCgcctttgacaatatactcttgatctccGGGTTGGAGACTTTAACTTGCCCACTAGCTTGAGAAGGGTAAGGGgtagaaaccttgtgattgacaccatactttgcaagcaaattGTCAAATGCCTTACTCCAAAAATGAGACCCTCTATCACTAATGgttgctctaggagtgccaaatcGAGTAATGATACTCTTCTTGGGAAAGACCACAACACTCCGGACctcgttgttgggtaaagccacgtaCTCAACCCATTTTGAAACATAATCAACAGCCACATTAATATACGTGTTGCCACAAGAGCATACAAATAGActcatgaaatcaatgccccacacatcaaatatgtcaacctcgagaatagtggtgagaggcatctcatccttctttgaaattccacccgctctttgacattaaTCACATTTCTTCACTAGTTTACTTGCATCCTTGTACAATGTGGGCTAATAAAAACCACAACTTAACACCTTTGAAGttgtcctcaccccaccatgatgaccactgTAGAGAGAGGAATAACAAGCATCCAGAATACTCAGTTTCTCCTCCGGAACACATCTctggatcacaccatcattacagattttgaacaagtacggctcatcccaataatagtccaagctatcccgtttaagattcttcctttggttagaagagagctcatacgaaACAATACAAGTTACAAGGAAATTGGCAATATCAAACCAAGGCATACTATTCACAGACacagaaaggagttgctcatcaggaAATAAATCATTAATCTCGAGGCCATTACAGGGTCTCCCCTCTTCCTCCAAgcaggacaagtggtctgccacttagTTTTCATaccctttccggtccacaatctccaaatcaaactcttgaagcaataagacccatctcatcaatcgagctttggaatccttcttcgtaaTCAAGTAGCAGAGTGTGGAATGGTCggtatgaactatcaccttggcacccatgagataaggcctaaacttctccattgcgaacacaataaccaacaactctttttccgtcaccgtgtaattcacttAAGCATAATTCAttgttttgcttgcataatacaccgggtgaaatatcttattcactctttgacccagactcgctcctaccgcaacatcgcttgcatcacacatgagctcaaaaggtaagctccaattgagtggtaataatgggagtggttgtcaatttgtacttTAAGAGTTTAAAAGATTTCATACATTCTTCattgaacacgaacttggcatctttttccaataacttgcataagggattcaatACCtaagaaaagtctttgatgaatcttcggtagaaccccgcatgcccaagaaaacttctaacccccttgactaaggtaggaggaggaagctttgagatcacttcaattttagccttgtccacctctatgatgtgctttgagatcttatggccgtgGACAATGCCTTtctcgaccataaagtggcatttttcctAATTAACCATAAGATTGGTCTCTTCGCACCGGACCAATACCTTGTCCAGattcttcaaacattcatcaaacgagtcacccacaacactgaagtcgtccatgaacacctccaaaatgtcctccaccatgtcgataaatatggccatcatacacaACTGGAATATAGCCAGTACATTACAAAACCCAAAtgacatcctagaaaaggcaaaggtaccatACATACACGTGAAGGTagttttctcctgatcttccggagcaatcaaaatctggttgtacccagaatacccatccaaaaaatagtagaaggcacgcccagtaagtctatctagcatctggtcaagaaaaggcaatggaaaatgatccttgcgggtcactttattcagcttgcagtagtccatgcacactttccatccggtgacagtcttggtaggaatcaactcattttgtgcattggtaaccacggtcataccaccttTCTTCGGCACAAATTGCACCAgcgaagtccaagaactatccaagatagggtacacaacccctatatccaaccacttgatcatcTCCTTGCATAACCTCCTTTCACAACTTCTTAcatagcctcattcaacctcctctAATGTTCCACGTAGGGCTTGGCATCTTTgtcaagaataatcttgtgcatgcaaaaggcggggcttatcctCTGGATATCAGCTAATGTCCATCCAATTGCTTCCATTTTcggagcaccgccaatgtggcatctacctgcatgttagtaagacaagaagaaagaataactggcaaagttgaactagggactaagaattcatacctgaggtgtggaggcaacggcttcaactccaacacgggAGGTTCCTCGaatgagggctttgttggtggagtcttcctattctcaagatccaaagagagctttcgggctcataagagtaagagcccattccatgtaaagcgtTGACACACTCCACCTCGCCTCCATCCCCATTTACATCAAGGTTCAACAATACCGCTTCTAGAGGGCCTCCATATTGATCATTCCACTAGTATTATCAACTATCACTGTCGTGACAatatccacaaaagagcacatttcagtactgttgggctgcttcattgacttgcacacatgaaagaccacttttttaTCACCCACCCAGAAAgtgagttcccctacttccacagCAACTAAGGCCCTCCCAATGGAAAGGAAAGGTCTTCCCCATATTATCGGAACTTcataatcaacctcacaatccaagatcacaaaatcagtgGGCAAAATAAAAttgtccacccgaacaagaacatcatctacgataccaagcggcctcttcatagttctatccgccatttgcaacatCATTGATGTAGCCCTCAATTTCCTAACACCCAATGTTTTGAACACGGAGTAAAGCATAAAATTGATACTTGCACCCAAATCAcacaatgcctttgcaaaatccaCGCTCCCAATGGTACACAGGATGGTGAAAGCATCGGGATCTTCAAGATttggagccattgagtgcacaattgcacttacttggTGAGTCATTTTGATTGTCTCACAGTCCATGGATCTATTTTTAGTCACCAAGTCATTCATGAACTTGgcata
Coding sequences:
- the LOC138872963 gene encoding uncharacterized protein encodes the protein MLVNKRQQRGQQGQGSPDQYDQSSGGFNQDEGYDEQNEEVQYEVVSDEIQVQDDDVPLVYEQVRKANVNAKVRIDVHDDEVETQDDVNPSREHIIDMPERVVTKDKAPLPRLPPPYPQRRAEQKNENQFTKFIDMMKSLSINVPLVEALEQMPGYAKFMNDLVTKNRSMDCETIKMTHQVSAIVHSMAPNLEDPDAFTILCTIGSVDFAKALCDLGASINFMLYSVFKTLGVRKLRATSMMLQMADRTMKRPLGIVDDVLVRVDNFILPTDFVILDCEVDYEVPIIWGRPFLSIGRALVAVEVGELTFWVGDKKVVFHVCKSMKQPNSTEMCSFVDIVTTVIVDNTSGMINMEAL